One Sphingomonas sp. IW22 genomic window carries:
- a CDS encoding TIR domain-containing protein: MARRVFFSFHYDRDVRRVVQVRNSWVVRPGGEAQPFYDKAEFEEAKRRTGGIEKWIEEQLKGTSVTVVLFGAETYDREWVRHEIKRSYELGKGLLAIDIHSVKDPQLGTDRQGTNPLSYFTIKQNGRDIPLSNLYGTYDWVRDNGYANMPAWIETAAKAAGR, encoded by the coding sequence GTGGCGCGTCGGGTATTCTTTAGCTTTCACTATGACCGTGACGTTCGACGGGTCGTGCAAGTCCGCAATTCCTGGGTGGTTCGTCCAGGTGGCGAAGCGCAGCCTTTCTATGACAAGGCAGAGTTCGAAGAGGCAAAAAGACGCACGGGCGGCATAGAAAAATGGATCGAGGAGCAGCTCAAAGGCACGTCCGTGACGGTGGTGCTGTTTGGCGCGGAGACGTATGACCGCGAATGGGTCCGGCACGAGATCAAGAGAAGCTACGAGCTTGGGAAAGGTCTATTGGCCATCGACATCCATAGCGTAAAAGATCCGCAACTCGGGACTGATCGACAGGGGACCAACCCTCTCAGCTATTTTACAATAAAGCAGAATGGTCGAGATATTCCGCTGTCGAACCTATACGGGACGTATGATTGGGTTCGGGATAACGGCTATGCCAACATGCCGGCTTGGATCGAAACTGCAGCAAAAGCGGCCGGTCGCTGA
- a CDS encoding toll/interleukin-1 receptor domain-containing protein, translating to MSIYELAILGAATPEERATLTATLTDIVSDFGLTLGDDIVVHNAESLGGRHKPAAFAGAYFGGNAQQDLEAAQDLIRASAPIIPTIAAGADFNAQIPQCLQPINGLTRRADDPNMTELASAMLECVGLLRRQRRVFVSYRRVESRAAALQLHDLLASRGFDVFLDTHDIRPGDPFQDVLWHRLVDSDVMVMLDTPTYFDSRWTRQEIGRARAKEIQVLRVIWPEHTPNKLTDLAETIYLDPKELEGPDGPIVAQTADTIVLEVERLRSRSIASRYMSITGKLRADVEKIGASVEGVGAHRAVAVRLLDGEKIWAYPIVGIPTAEILNDVADKARRAEQQEIPVLVYDHIGIRDAWNAHLRWLGDHIRAVRTIKVSEAGWALAAWEN from the coding sequence ATGAGTATTTATGAACTGGCCATACTTGGCGCCGCAACGCCAGAGGAGCGCGCGACACTGACAGCGACGCTCACCGATATCGTTTCCGACTTTGGATTGACGTTGGGGGACGATATAGTTGTGCATAATGCGGAATCGCTGGGTGGGCGGCACAAGCCAGCAGCATTCGCAGGTGCATATTTTGGAGGAAATGCCCAACAAGATCTCGAAGCGGCCCAGGACCTGATCCGAGCGAGCGCGCCCATCATTCCCACGATTGCCGCTGGCGCAGACTTCAATGCTCAGATCCCCCAGTGTCTCCAGCCCATCAATGGGCTAACGCGGCGCGCTGACGATCCAAATATGACTGAACTCGCGTCGGCAATGCTGGAATGTGTGGGTTTGCTTCGTCGACAGCGACGGGTTTTTGTGAGCTATCGGCGCGTGGAATCCCGAGCAGCTGCGTTGCAACTTCACGATCTCCTTGCGTCCCGCGGATTCGACGTATTCTTGGATACGCACGACATTAGGCCCGGCGATCCGTTCCAAGATGTGCTTTGGCATAGGCTCGTCGATTCTGATGTTATGGTTATGCTCGACACGCCTACCTATTTCGATAGCCGCTGGACTCGACAGGAAATAGGAAGAGCACGCGCGAAAGAGATTCAGGTCCTTCGTGTAATTTGGCCTGAGCATACGCCAAACAAGCTGACCGATCTTGCAGAGACTATATATCTTGACCCAAAGGAACTCGAAGGGCCGGATGGCCCAATAGTAGCCCAAACGGCAGATACAATCGTCCTGGAGGTCGAGCGGCTAAGAAGCCGCAGCATCGCATCTCGATATATGTCGATTACCGGCAAGCTTCGCGCCGACGTCGAAAAAATTGGTGCGTCAGTGGAAGGCGTCGGTGCACATCGGGCCGTCGCCGTGCGGTTGCTGGACGGCGAAAAGATCTGGGCATATCCGATCGTCGGAATCCCCACGGCTGAAATTTTGAACGACGTGGCCGATAAGGCGCGACGAGCGGAACAGCAGGAGATACCGGTACTGGTCTACGATCATATCGGCATCCGTGATGCATGGAATGCTCATCTCCGATGGCTTGGGGATCATATTCGCGCGGTCCGTACGATTAAAGTTTCCGAAGCCGGATGGGCTCTTGCGGCATGGGAGAATTGA
- a CDS encoding toll/interleukin-1 receptor domain-containing protein, giving the protein MIEYITKSELRNFADKLNVSEQASLRKSAASRSLSGTTFLSHSSKDDDLVVGAIRVLEGHGARVYVDEIDPEMPPYTTEETAELLKSRIRQTKRFVLLASKNSKDSRWVLWELGVADGYKGLTKIALFPASDSSHEQAWASWEYLGLYRRIVWGDLQGHQKRVWMVLDEKRNTATELSEWLAGE; this is encoded by the coding sequence ATGATCGAATACATTACAAAATCCGAGCTTCGGAATTTCGCTGATAAGTTAAATGTTAGCGAACAGGCAAGCCTCAGAAAATCTGCTGCTTCCCGTAGCCTCTCAGGCACCACATTTCTTTCGCACTCGAGCAAAGATGATGATCTGGTCGTTGGCGCTATTCGTGTGTTGGAAGGGCACGGAGCCAGGGTCTATGTTGATGAAATCGACCCGGAAATGCCCCCATACACGACGGAGGAAACGGCGGAGCTGCTAAAGAGCCGTATTCGCCAGACCAAGCGCTTTGTCCTTTTAGCAAGCAAGAATAGCAAGGACAGCCGTTGGGTGCTCTGGGAGTTGGGCGTGGCCGATGGTTATAAAGGGCTGACGAAGATCGCGCTGTTCCCAGCATCCGACAGTTCGCATGAGCAAGCGTGGGCGTCGTGGGAGTATCTGGGATTATACCGCCGCATTGTCTGGGGGGATCTACAGGGTCATCAAAAGCGTGTCTGGATGGTTCTCGACGAGAAAAGGAACACAGCTACGGAGCTTAGCGAATGGCTTGCTGGCGAATGA
- a CDS encoding TIR domain-containing protein, which yields MDSITALHSRADHFRIDFTGETKAGLVEDRRTKGGLMARRVFFSFHFANDFWRTQQVRNIGALEGQTLCTANAWEEVKRKGKASIEKWIDDNMYGKSCVVVLVGSETANRPWVIREIVKGWDAGKGVVGIRINKLLGHDGNSCTAGSNPFDEVGYGNTGKKLSSIAKLVTPSGTDSKAVYDSIKNGIESWIEDAIAIRSKN from the coding sequence TTGGACTCAATTACCGCACTTCATTCGCGAGCAGATCATTTCAGGATCGATTTCACTGGCGAAACAAAGGCTGGGCTTGTAGAAGACCGGAGAACAAAAGGGGGCCTTATGGCGCGGCGCGTTTTCTTCAGTTTTCACTTCGCGAACGATTTTTGGCGCACCCAGCAAGTGCGTAACATCGGTGCTCTTGAAGGGCAGACTCTTTGCACCGCGAATGCGTGGGAAGAGGTCAAGCGGAAGGGCAAGGCCTCCATCGAAAAATGGATCGATGACAACATGTACGGCAAGAGCTGTGTGGTGGTGCTTGTCGGCTCTGAAACAGCGAACCGGCCTTGGGTAATCCGCGAGATCGTTAAAGGCTGGGATGCCGGCAAAGGAGTGGTCGGTATTCGGATAAACAAACTTCTCGGCCACGACGGGAATTCGTGCACGGCTGGTAGCAATCCGTTTGACGAAGTGGGCTATGGAAATACCGGGAAAAAGCTATCGTCTATAGCGAAGCTGGTCACCCCTTCCGGCACAGATAGCAAGGCAGTCTATGATTCGATCAAGAACGGAATCGAGAGCTGGATTGAGGACGCGATAGCGATCCGCTCAAAGAACTGA
- a CDS encoding phosphoadenosine phosphosulfate reductase family protein, which yields MIHHARLASAASSHMISPELPGIALTPEIIGAIRAGAWIVFNLSGGKDSSAAMAAVNLFLDLVGHPRERRMAIHADLGRAEWATTPETVQRIAAEAGMPLTVVRRAAGDLVDRWIQRFESGKRRYAALETYNLIGPWSSASLRFCQSEMKAAVIGPAVARMHQGEQIISVLGLRRDESHNRASIPIAKADERYAKAGNRHGTTMMTWHPIADWTSSDVFHAHRMLGILLHEAYSTWGSSRLSCRYCIFASLQDLEASAAAPSNAEVYRELVGIEARSTFPFQPTRWLADVAPRLLSAGLRSDVARAKADQLERRRLEASMPPGLRYVKGWPPRLPTPAEAEDIAAARRPILARHSLPDRFPTAVSIMERFAELLAVAPRKAAR from the coding sequence ATGATCCACCACGCTCGCCTCGCCTCGGCGGCTTCATCGCACATGATCAGCCCGGAGCTTCCGGGCATTGCCCTCACGCCCGAAATCATCGGCGCTATCCGGGCCGGCGCCTGGATCGTCTTCAACCTGTCGGGCGGAAAGGATTCGAGCGCCGCGATGGCCGCGGTCAACCTATTCCTCGATCTCGTCGGTCATCCGCGCGAACGGCGGATGGCGATCCATGCCGATCTCGGCCGTGCCGAATGGGCCACGACCCCGGAGACCGTCCAGCGCATCGCCGCCGAGGCGGGCATGCCGCTCACTGTCGTCCGGCGAGCGGCGGGCGACCTGGTCGATCGCTGGATCCAGCGTTTCGAGAGCGGCAAGCGGCGATACGCGGCGCTCGAGACCTATAATCTGATCGGACCGTGGTCGTCGGCATCGCTTCGCTTCTGCCAATCCGAAATGAAGGCGGCGGTGATCGGACCGGCGGTTGCCCGAATGCACCAGGGCGAACAAATCATCTCCGTTCTCGGGCTGCGCCGCGACGAAAGCCACAACCGGGCCTCGATCCCGATCGCCAAGGCCGACGAGCGGTACGCCAAGGCCGGGAACCGGCACGGAACGACGATGATGACGTGGCATCCGATTGCCGACTGGACGAGCAGCGACGTGTTTCACGCCCACCGCATGCTCGGGATCCTGCTGCATGAAGCTTATTCGACGTGGGGCTCGAGCCGGCTGTCCTGTCGCTATTGCATTTTCGCCTCGCTGCAGGACCTCGAGGCGTCGGCAGCGGCGCCGTCGAATGCCGAGGTTTATCGTGAACTGGTCGGCATCGAGGCTCGTTCGACGTTCCCCTTCCAGCCGACGCGGTGGCTCGCCGACGTCGCGCCCCGGCTGCTGAGCGCCGGGCTCAGGTCGGACGTCGCGCGCGCCAAGGCCGACCAGCTCGAGCGCCGCCGTCTAGAAGCGTCGATGCCGCCAGGTCTGCGATACGTCAAAGGTTGGCCGCCCCGGCTGCCCACTCCGGCCGAGGCCGAGGACATTGCCGCGGCCCGGCGCCCGATCCTGGCACGCCATTCCCTGCCAGACCGCTTTCCCACCGCGGTTTCGATCATGGAGCGATTTGCCGAGCTTCTCGCGGTCGCGCCACGGAAGGCCGCGCGATGA
- a CDS encoding PRTRC system ThiF family protein: MTPETRDRHFLPEGLHHRVINVVLIGCGGNGAQILMGLASLDTALRAISSRSLHVIVVDDDVVTEANLGRQPFYRCDLGNSKAHTLTERINLAHGLAWRAVHGRAPEAIDVSGADILISCVDTASARRALGAALGGGSKAPAYWLDLGNRAGDGQYIIGCPAAAHRRNERRLPTVLEYFPELADESVPDDDAPSCSVAEALERQSLFVNRIVASHALSLLFDLLGRGSIGHAGAFINLGSGRCAPIPLPAAA; this comes from the coding sequence ATGACGCCTGAAACACGTGATCGCCACTTCCTGCCGGAAGGGCTCCACCACCGCGTAATCAATGTCGTTCTGATCGGGTGCGGGGGAAATGGCGCCCAGATTCTGATGGGCCTCGCCTCGCTCGATACGGCGTTGCGCGCAATTTCGTCGCGATCCCTTCATGTGATCGTGGTCGACGATGACGTCGTAACCGAGGCGAACCTCGGCCGGCAGCCCTTCTACCGCTGCGATCTCGGCAACTCCAAAGCCCATACGCTGACGGAGCGGATCAACCTTGCGCACGGTCTCGCCTGGCGAGCCGTTCACGGCCGAGCGCCCGAGGCGATCGATGTATCGGGGGCGGACATTCTGATCAGCTGCGTCGATACCGCCTCAGCTCGCCGCGCCCTCGGCGCCGCGCTCGGTGGAGGGTCCAAGGCACCCGCCTATTGGCTGGACCTCGGCAACCGCGCCGGCGATGGCCAATACATCATCGGCTGCCCCGCCGCTGCCCATCGCCGGAACGAGCGTCGCCTGCCCACCGTCCTCGAATATTTTCCGGAACTCGCTGACGAGAGCGTGCCGGACGACGACGCGCCATCCTGCTCGGTCGCCGAGGCCCTGGAGCGACAATCCCTCTTCGTGAACCGCATCGTCGCGAGCCACGCGCTCTCACTCCTGTTCGACCTGCTCGGTCGCGGGTCGATCGGTCACGCCGGAGCTTTCATCAATCTCGGCAGCGGACGCTGCGCCCCGATACCCCTGCCGGCGGCTGCTTGA
- a CDS encoding PRTRC system protein A, with protein sequence MTALADDPTAAALLAAVPCFPAPPSGSSPGLDAVRASRAGHCLAIGRDGVFLIVRRPWLELDVPVTPPIAAYLPYGSVGEPRANLRCGLIPRAFLAQIIDHFGAALPNEAAAFIVWDEDDRRFLLDFPQIDQATPSRLVYRTPVLPGNRHIVCDIHSHGHGRAFFSATDDADDAHATKIALVIGRLGGPDSPEFASRLCAGGMFLPLPRSPFEGYGHDA encoded by the coding sequence ATGACGGCTCTCGCCGATGACCCCACGGCGGCTGCCTTGCTCGCGGCCGTCCCGTGCTTCCCTGCGCCGCCGAGCGGCAGCTCACCCGGCCTGGACGCGGTACGGGCTTCGCGCGCGGGCCATTGCCTCGCGATCGGCCGAGACGGCGTCTTCCTGATTGTCAGGCGCCCGTGGCTCGAGCTCGATGTGCCTGTCACGCCGCCGATTGCCGCCTACCTTCCCTATGGCAGCGTGGGCGAGCCTCGCGCCAACCTTCGGTGCGGCCTGATACCGCGGGCGTTCTTGGCCCAGATCATCGATCATTTCGGCGCGGCGCTGCCCAATGAGGCGGCCGCCTTCATCGTGTGGGACGAGGACGATCGGCGCTTCCTTCTCGATTTCCCGCAGATCGACCAGGCGACGCCGTCGCGCCTGGTCTATCGGACACCTGTCCTGCCCGGGAACCGCCACATCGTCTGCGATATCCACAGCCACGGCCATGGCCGGGCCTTCTTCAGCGCCACGGACGATGCCGATGACGCTCACGCGACCAAGATTGCGCTCGTCATCGGTCGCCTTGGCGGTCCCGACAGTCCCGAGTTTGCCTCTCGGCTTTGCGCCGGCGGGATGTTTCTTCCGCTCCCGCGCAGCCCCTTCGAAGGATACGGCCATGACGCCTGA